A single window of Montipora capricornis isolate CH-2021 chromosome 14, ASM3666992v2, whole genome shotgun sequence DNA harbors:
- the LOC138031320 gene encoding palmitoyltransferase ZDHHC6-like, producing the protein MVASGSVCHWGPLLALSIIITLFLCGMYCILLWFPPWTSIAGAIHVTVYVTWLLLIMNNFLKSVWLGPGYLPPRWRLDDEKATEVLQFCAVCNGYKAPRAHHCSKCGRCVMKMDHHCPWINSCVGHMNHRSFTLFLFFVPFGCTHTTIVLIYCCVQQFYFMSGNVYQRALFQRNAVVFFTFRHIVVVLFCIGLSLGVTIAVGLLLYYQVKGILSNKTAIEVWIVEKADRPRIKGDCFTYPYDLGWKENFKQVITLQHDYIGDGIRWPVLEGCDQYTLTREQLEQKKLKRERKVCYWIVKSYSGNFIAWREGLRTCFSCPCSDEPRMKLQPGETVLVSRWRKRWLYGEKTQFLNDFTERAVVREKGWFPRHCAARPEEEESFKKEI; encoded by the exons ATGGTGGCATCTGGTAGTGTTTGTCATTGGGGTCCTCTTCTGGCCTTGTCCATCATAATTACTTTATTCCTTTGTGGAATGTATTGCATATTGCTTTGGTTTCCCCCATGGACGTCAATTGCAGGTGCAATCCATGTAACTGTATATGTAACATGGTTGCTGCTCATTATGAATAACTTCCTCAAATCTGTGTGGCTTGGGCCTGGTTATCTGCCACCGAGATGGAGGCTG GATGACGAAAAGGCAACTGAGGTCCTTCAGTTTTGTGCTGTTTGCAATGGTTACAAAGCACCAAGAGCTCATCACTGCAGCAAATGTGGGCG ctGTGTCATGAAAATGGATCACCACTGCCCGTGGATTAATTCCTGTGTTGGTCACATGAACCACAGATCATTTacattgtttttattctttgttcCCTTTGGATGTACACATACGACAATTGTTTTAATATACTGTTGTGTGCAGCAATTTTACTTT ATGTCTGGGAATGTTTATCAAAGAGCATTGTTTCAGAGGAATGCAGTTGTTTTTTTCACATTTCGCCACATTGTTGTCGTGCTGTTTTGCATTGGTTTGTCATTGGGTGTCACAATTGCAGTTGGTCTTCTTCTTTATTACCAG GTGAAAGGAATTTTGAGTAACAAAACAGCAATTGAAGTGTGGATAGTGGAAAAG GCTGACAGACCTCGTATTAAAGGAGACTGCTTTACCTATCCTTATGATCTTGGctggaaagaaaattttaagcAG GTGATAACTCTACAACATGACTACATTGGTGATGGAATAAGATGGCCTGTACTTGAAGGCTGTGATCAATACACACTGACG AGAGAACAGTTGGAGcagaagaagctaaaaagagaaagaaaa GTTTGTTACTGGATTGTAAAATCTTACAGTGGTAATTTTATCGCTTGGAGGGAGGGTCTAAGGACTTGTTTTTCTTGTCCGTGCTCAGATGAACCTCGCATGAAACTACAACCAGGAGAAACCGTGTTGGTTTCTCGGTGGAGAAA GCGTTGGCTGTATGGAGAGAAAACCCAATTTTTAAA